Proteins encoded in a region of the Gaiellales bacterium genome:
- a CDS encoding PfkB family carbohydrate kinase codes for MDRYVDAGLALAGGNALNVAVGLAGAGIESHYLGAVGRDEDGHLVLRTASAASVDVSRVRRLDAPTGVTLVRLSHDGERSFVEERLGASGEYRVTDGDIAFMRSCGWVHMANLAEADRVAAHLRGVPVSYDFALDHTQAAIERYAPRLAIAFFSGAGLARDEAVALAGRAIDAGAEEVIVTRGRGGSMAVNSAVTEVPAQPVEVVDTLGAGDALIAAVISARVRGLDLEEALEAGSAAAARACTHHGAWEQT; via the coding sequence GTGGACCGCTACGTCGACGCCGGTCTCGCCCTGGCCGGGGGGAATGCTCTCAACGTCGCGGTCGGCCTCGCGGGCGCCGGTATTGAGAGCCACTACCTGGGGGCGGTCGGCCGCGACGAGGACGGCCATCTCGTCCTGCGCACCGCATCCGCGGCGAGCGTCGACGTCTCGCGCGTACGACGTCTCGACGCTCCGACCGGCGTGACGCTCGTGCGCCTCTCGCACGATGGCGAGCGCAGTTTCGTCGAGGAGCGGCTCGGGGCGAGCGGCGAGTATCGCGTCACAGACGGCGATATCGCCTTCATGCGCTCGTGCGGGTGGGTGCACATGGCGAACCTGGCCGAGGCGGATCGGGTCGCGGCGCACCTGCGCGGCGTTCCGGTGTCCTACGACTTTGCGCTCGACCACACGCAGGCGGCGATCGAACGGTACGCACCCCGCCTCGCAATCGCATTCTTCTCCGGTGCCGGGCTGGCACGCGACGAAGCGGTCGCCCTGGCGGGGCGCGCGATCGATGCCGGGGCAGAGGAGGTGATCGTCACGCGCGGTCGGGGGGGCAGCATGGCGGTCAACAGCGCTGTGACGGAGGTGCCCGCGCAGCCGGTGGAGGTGGTCGACACCCTGGGCGCGGGTGACGCGCTGATCGCCGCGGTGATCTCGGCGCGAGTACGAGGGCTCGATCTCGAGGAGGCTCTGGAGGCGGGAAGCGCAGCCGCCGCCAGGGCGTGCACGCATCACGGCGCATGGGAGCAGACATGA
- a CDS encoding SIS domain-containing protein, producing MDHLDELVEGAKSSELFSAPHLEADAGRFLAEQADGVLELAADARSRGRRVFFVGSGGSWASMYSGKWLCDRLTGAITDVLPSYELVWRRPAALDSDALVILASYSGRTEDTMEALRFARSRGAETVAVTRSADSPLAAQAAHVLAYDSPGLYCLPLLAVTLFASRWGELDGNGEAAELLEAVHEVPRQVGDAYRSQAERGRELAERFRDSDLLYCIGAGPLFGLAYKFGLTVFMENMRIHGSVIESAEFRHGPAEMLDRRGADMAVVVGTDESREMTLRTLHFAEQHGARTAVFDAADFAGVHPLLTPFVLKVALQWFIVYATLMRGIDDLDDRAYMGRQVLAKEGSTWP from the coding sequence GTGGATCACCTTGACGAGCTGGTGGAAGGGGCGAAGAGCTCCGAGTTGTTCTCGGCGCCGCACCTCGAAGCGGATGCCGGCCGCTTCCTCGCCGAGCAGGCCGACGGCGTTCTCGAGCTGGCGGCGGACGCACGATCACGCGGGCGGCGAGTGTTCTTCGTCGGCAGCGGCGGATCGTGGGCGAGCATGTACAGCGGCAAATGGCTGTGCGACCGCCTGACGGGCGCGATCACCGACGTGCTGCCGTCCTACGAGCTGGTCTGGCGCCGGCCGGCCGCTCTCGACTCGGACGCGCTGGTCATCCTCGCCAGCTACTCGGGCCGTACCGAGGACACGATGGAGGCCCTGCGCTTCGCTCGCAGCCGCGGCGCCGAAACCGTCGCCGTGACCCGCAGCGCCGACTCGCCGCTCGCGGCCCAGGCCGCCCATGTCCTTGCATATGACTCACCCGGCCTGTACTGCCTCCCCCTCCTCGCCGTCACGCTGTTCGCCTCACGCTGGGGAGAGCTGGACGGGAACGGCGAGGCGGCGGAGCTGCTCGAGGCGGTGCACGAGGTGCCCCGACAGGTGGGCGACGCGTATCGGTCCCAGGCCGAGCGCGGGCGTGAGCTCGCTGAGCGGTTCCGGGACTCCGATCTCCTCTACTGCATAGGCGCGGGGCCGCTGTTCGGACTCGCCTACAAGTTCGGCCTGACCGTGTTCATGGAGAACATGCGAATCCACGGATCGGTGATCGAAAGCGCTGAGTTCCGGCACGGGCCGGCCGAGATGCTCGACCGCCGCGGCGCGGACATGGCCGTTGTCGTCGGCACCGACGAGTCGCGCGAGATGACGCTCCGAACGCTGCACTTCGCCGAGCAGCACGGCGCGCGCACGGCCGTGTTCGACGCCGCCGATTTCGCAGGCGTCCACCCCCTGCTGACGCCATTCGTCCTGAAGGTGGCGCTCCAGTGGTTCATCGTCTACGCGACCCTCATGCGCGGCATCGACGACCTCGACGACCGCGCCTACATGGGACGTCAGGTGCTCGCGAAGGAGGGCTCGACCTGGCCCTGA
- a CDS encoding LacI family DNA-binding transcriptional regulator, with product MAVTVRDVARAAGVSQATAARVLGNYGYASADARVRVTETATALGYTPNGVARALVSRATHTVGLIVGDIDNPFFAGVARGLADALEPRGYTVLLANADEDPARERRAMQALRARRVDGLVVVPAPGAGSGSFSGSPPLVLLDRTVPGVDADAVLARNTAGARRAVEHLLSLRHARIGMISDTPAISSSAERLAGYRRTLREAGLLDESLVSIGGSSQADGVRAARSLLARRDRPSALFTANNFMTYGAVLACRELGLQIPADVAIVGFDDLDWTTLVDPPLTVVSQPVGELGRIAGERLLARIAGDDGPRRRVRLDTHLIVRGSCGAAP from the coding sequence ATGGCTGTCACCGTGAGGGACGTTGCGCGCGCCGCCGGCGTGTCGCAGGCCACCGCCGCCCGCGTCCTGGGGAACTACGGCTATGCCAGCGCCGATGCCAGGGTGCGGGTCACGGAGACGGCGACCGCGTTGGGCTATACGCCAAACGGCGTCGCACGTGCGCTCGTGTCGCGCGCAACGCACACGGTCGGCCTCATCGTCGGCGACATCGACAATCCCTTCTTCGCCGGTGTGGCGCGCGGACTGGCAGATGCCCTCGAGCCGCGCGGCTACACCGTGCTGCTCGCGAATGCCGACGAGGACCCTGCCCGCGAGCGCCGGGCGATGCAGGCGCTGCGGGCGAGGCGCGTGGACGGTCTCGTGGTGGTGCCGGCTCCCGGCGCGGGCTCCGGATCGTTCAGCGGCTCACCGCCCTTGGTGCTGCTCGACCGCACCGTCCCCGGCGTCGACGCAGACGCGGTGCTCGCGCGGAACACCGCCGGTGCGCGACGGGCCGTGGAGCACCTGCTCTCCCTCCGTCATGCCCGCATCGGGATGATCTCGGACACGCCGGCCATCAGCTCCTCGGCCGAACGCCTCGCCGGCTACCGCCGGACGCTCCGGGAGGCAGGGCTGCTCGACGAGTCGCTGGTGTCCATCGGTGGGTCGAGCCAGGCGGACGGTGTGCGGGCGGCGCGGTCGCTGCTCGCCCGCCGTGACAGGCCGTCGGCCCTGTTCACCGCCAACAACTTCATGACGTACGGCGCCGTTCTCGCATGCCGCGAGCTGGGGCTGCAGATCCCGGCGGACGTGGCGATCGTCGGGTTCGACGACCTGGATTGGACGACCCTCGTGGATCCGCCGCTCACCGTCGTGTCGCAGCCGGTCGGCGAGCTCGGCCGCATCGCAGGCGAGCGGCTGCTTGCTCGCATCGCGGGTGACGACGGGCCCCGGCGGCGCGTGCGCCTGGACACGCACCTGATCGTGCGCGGTTCCTGCGGGGCTGCTCCATGA